AATAATCCGAAAACAGTAGGCATAAGGTCTATCTGAGACATAAGTTTATCAAACTTCTGAGGCTGAATAAAACCTTCTGAAAAAACTAAAGCAGGAATTCTGTATTTATCCATCGGAAGTTCTGTTTTTCCGGCGCTGGATGCACAGTGGTCTGCAATGATTACAAAGACTGTATTTTTATACCACTCCTGTTTTTTAGCCATTTCAAAGAACAGCTTAAGAGAGTAGTCTGTATACTTTACCCCTCCTTCACGTGATTTTGATGTTCCCGGGATATCAATTCTTCCATCCGGATAGGTGAACGGTCTGTGATTGGAAACAGTCATCCAGTGATTGAAGAAAGGTTTCCCCGATTTTGCTTCAGCATTCATCACCTGAATAGCCTTTCTTGCCATATCTTCGTCAGCAACTCCCCATACATTGGCAAACGTAATTTCTTCAGGTTTAAAGTTGTTTCTGTCTACAATTCCATAACCATTGCCAGCAAAAAAGTCCTGCATATTGTCAAAATAACTGTATCCGCCATACAGGAATTTTACATCATATCCTTTGGATTTGAAGACATTTCCTGTTGTGAATTTATTTTTATTGTCATTTCTTTTGATAATACTTTCTCCGGCTGTAGGAGGAATACACAGCGTTAATGCTTCCAGTCCGCGTACAGTTCTGTTTCCTGTAGCATAAAGGTTGGTAAATAGTAATGATTTATCTGCTAAACTATCCAGGAACGGAGTAATCTTCTGGGTATTTCCATAATGTTCCATAAAGTCTGCTGAAAGACTTTCAATAGAGATCAATACTACATTTTTCTTTACTTCCGGCTGTTCAGCAACAATATTTCTTGATAATGTATGCTGTGGATATTGGCTTAGGAAGTTCTTTTCAGCCTGCTGCTGATTAAGCTGTGAATAAAACTGAAAATAATCCAGTTCATTATGAGTGAAAGCCCAATAAAATTTAGGGAGCCCATTGGCTTCAATTTCATCAGCAAAAACATTGTCAGATTTAATTTGCATTAACGATGGCAAGGTCAGTGTACTGATAAAGCAAAGAACAACAAATGATACCAGCAGCACCATCTTTTGCTTAAAATCAGGTAATTCCAGCAATTCATCTTTTGTTTTCTTATAAATAAACCAGGTAATAGTAAGCGTTACAATCATTATTCCTGAAAATAAAGGAATAACAGGGTAGCTTTCCATGATATTCCCTATTACTTCATTGGTATAGATCAGATAATCTACGGCAATGAAATTATAGCGTACCCCGAATTCATTATAAAAGAAATATTCACTCACGCCATTGAAAATAATCACAAGGACGTATAATAGCAAGGTAGTAAAATATAGTACATTACGGATTTTGAGTCTTTGGGTGGGCAGGAAAAGCATCAGTCCGAAGAAAAGTGTTTTTATTCCTACAAAAGCGAGGGCTACTTCCGTTACAGAGCCACCGTATTGTTTGAAAATATTATTAGGAATAAGCCATATATAGAGAAAGAATAGTGCTAAAGCTCCAAAAATAATGTATCCATAAGGATTTTTATATTTTGAATTGGAAAGGAACAGGAAGTACAGGGCGAGAATAGAGCTGGCAAGTATGAAAACGAAAATATCATTCACAAGACCTACCAACAGTACCTTTACGACCTCAAAAAATCCAAAACTAGCGGTAGTAATAGGATGAAAAAAGAATACTGTTCTTATTATCAACGAAATAACAAGATAGAAAACTCCTAAATATAGGAAAGGTTTTATTTTTCTTAAAAACATGTATTTACTGTCTATATTGGTTTTCACAAAGATAGTTTTTGTGTACAACTTTTAACATAAAAAAATGAAAACATAAGCTTTGTTATAAGATTTTATGAATCTTTAAAAGTTAAATGGAAACTGGAACTTATTTAATGAATTGAAATTTTAAAAACACTGTGATAAAAAGTAAAATGAAGAATAAAGTTACTTCTTTTCTGGCTATAAAGACTGTGAAAAAGGATGAATGTAGTGGTAGCTAAAATAAAAAAGCTATCTCATTTGTGAGACAGCCTATATATGATTGTTTGGATTGATCAAAAATTAAGAGTGACCGAAACCGATATTCCCTTTTTTATCAGATAATTTCTTTTTGAAATCAATCATTCTTAAAGCTGTTACCGCAGCTTCAACACCTTTGTTTCCAAGGTCACCTCCGCTTCTTGCAATAGACTGCTCTTTGGTATCATCTGTTAAAACACAGAAGATTGTGGGAGTATCTGTCATGATATTGCAGTCTTTTATTCCCTGTGCTACTGCAGAACATACATAGTCAAAATGAGGAGTTTCTCCACGGATTACACAGCCTATAGAGATTACTGCATCATATTTTCTCTCTTTGCAAAGCTGCATGCTTGCATAGTTCAATTCAAAAGCTCCGGGAACAGGGAAAAGCTTGATATTTTCAGGTTTTACACCTTCTTTTTCAAGGATTTCCAATGCTGCATCACGAAGATTGTACGTTACAAAGT
This genomic window from Chryseobacterium sp. MEBOG06 contains:
- a CDS encoding LTA synthase family protein, coding for MFLRKIKPFLYLGVFYLVISLIIRTVFFFHPITTASFGFFEVVKVLLVGLVNDIFVFILASSILALYFLFLSNSKYKNPYGYIIFGALALFFLYIWLIPNNIFKQYGGSVTEVALAFVGIKTLFFGLMLFLPTQRLKIRNVLYFTTLLLYVLVIIFNGVSEYFFYNEFGVRYNFIAVDYLIYTNEVIGNIMESYPVIPLFSGIMIVTLTITWFIYKKTKDELLELPDFKQKMVLLVSFVVLCFISTLTLPSLMQIKSDNVFADEIEANGLPKFYWAFTHNELDYFQFYSQLNQQQAEKNFLSQYPQHTLSRNIVAEQPEVKKNVVLISIESLSADFMEHYGNTQKITPFLDSLADKSLLFTNLYATGNRTVRGLEALTLCIPPTAGESIIKRNDNKNKFTTGNVFKSKGYDVKFLYGGYSYFDNMQDFFAGNGYGIVDRNNFKPEEITFANVWGVADEDMARKAIQVMNAEAKSGKPFFNHWMTVSNHRPFTYPDGRIDIPGTSKSREGGVKYTDYSLKLFFEMAKKQEWYKNTVFVIIADHCASSAGKTELPMDKYRIPALVFSEGFIQPQKFDKLMSQIDLMPTVFGLLNFSYQSKFLGQDVFTKEFQPKAYIATYQDLGFVKDNRLTIISPVKKTKQYSLELEKSTLAPEFKLYYNEKLLKNTDQKLVDDAISAYQSTSYWLKTKQLNK
- the ribH gene encoding 6,7-dimethyl-8-ribityllumazine synthase — translated: MATVNLSDYKPLHITNAEDFSIGIVFSEWNDFVTYNLRDAALEILEKEGVKPENIKLFPVPGAFELNYASMQLCKERKYDAVISIGCVIRGETPHFDYVCSAVAQGIKDCNIMTDTPTIFCVLTDDTKEQSIARSGGDLGNKGVEAAVTALRMIDFKKKLSDKKGNIGFGHS